The Actinocatenispora sera genome has a window encoding:
- a CDS encoding aldehyde ferredoxin oxidoreductase C-terminal domain-containing protein, with amino-acid sequence MDAPGIAALPGPPGTAGPAAAGPPDPAGEPAPLAALRILADAVAAGHRDPFDPAVPLILAAGPLAGSGAPGTARVAAIGLSPLSGAVGETRAEGPFGAALRSAGAATLVLTGRAARPSILVLHNGSAELHESAELHGAAEPHEAAKFHGAAQAHGAAQPHAAELADAGTVAATETLRARYGVRAGIAVIGPAGRRRARAATILTDRYFPLARLGFGAILGDRNLTAIVCLPGTPPPAPDPAGLAAIAARYRAEQPDNPLTAWQHEPPGFGVWPYEAAPGYGARRNFADTATAAGDGLAPERFLDRYRDAAPCPDCPTDCLKVFAPPAGPPVALHQEAVAALGPNLGVDDAGTVLAAVAACLDAGLDPVSVGGTLGCLYEAAERGRLPAGWPRCGFGTDPAPFVAAAAHGDDEFATALRDGAARLARRLGVADAAMTVRDVELPPFDPRLQPGLALAYAAAPTGPRYDAVEHDLDFDPVHGAPHCWPQLRELGLTAPEPAQRLDAGRADRTAVLLALWSALDAYGICPYASTPTRPLSLALLGELVAAGTGYRPDTAALLELGAERLRRQHRINAALGVAEPDGLPYRMHAEPVATGAHAGAVLDPESFAAALTRLRRRLGLS; translated from the coding sequence GTGGACGCTCCCGGCATCGCCGCGCTACCTGGCCCGCCCGGGACCGCGGGTCCAGCCGCTGCCGGGCCCCCTGACCCGGCGGGTGAGCCGGCGCCGCTCGCCGCCCTGCGCATCCTCGCCGACGCGGTCGCCGCCGGTCACCGTGACCCGTTCGACCCCGCCGTACCGCTGATCCTCGCCGCCGGCCCGCTCGCCGGCAGCGGCGCACCCGGTACCGCGCGGGTCGCCGCGATCGGGCTGTCCCCGCTGTCCGGTGCGGTCGGTGAGACGCGCGCCGAGGGGCCGTTCGGCGCCGCGCTGCGATCGGCCGGCGCCGCCACCCTGGTACTGACCGGGCGCGCCGCCCGGCCGTCGATCCTGGTGCTGCACAACGGCTCCGCCGAACTGCACGAGTCCGCCGAACTGCACGGGGCCGCCGAACCGCACGAGGCCGCCAAATTCCACGGGGCCGCCCAAGCGCACGGGGCCGCCCAACCGCATGCCGCCGAGCTGGCCGACGCCGGTACGGTCGCGGCCACCGAGACGCTGCGGGCCCGGTACGGCGTGCGGGCCGGGATCGCGGTGATCGGTCCGGCCGGCCGGCGCCGCGCCCGGGCCGCGACGATCCTCACCGACCGGTACTTCCCGCTGGCGCGGCTCGGCTTCGGTGCGATCCTGGGCGACCGCAACCTCACCGCGATCGTGTGCCTGCCCGGCACGCCACCGCCGGCCCCGGATCCGGCCGGGCTGGCCGCGATCGCCGCGCGCTACCGGGCCGAGCAGCCGGACAACCCGCTCACCGCCTGGCAGCACGAGCCGCCCGGCTTCGGCGTCTGGCCGTACGAGGCGGCACCCGGGTACGGCGCGCGCCGCAACTTCGCCGACACCGCCACCGCGGCCGGCGACGGCCTCGCCCCGGAGCGGTTCCTGGACCGCTACCGCGACGCCGCACCGTGCCCCGACTGCCCGACCGACTGCCTGAAGGTCTTCGCGCCGCCGGCCGGCCCGCCGGTCGCGCTGCACCAGGAGGCGGTTGCGGCGCTCGGCCCCAACCTCGGCGTCGACGACGCCGGCACGGTGCTCGCCGCGGTCGCGGCCTGCCTCGACGCCGGTCTGGACCCGGTGTCGGTCGGTGGCACCCTCGGCTGCCTGTACGAGGCCGCGGAACGAGGTCGGCTCCCGGCCGGCTGGCCGCGCTGCGGCTTCGGTACCGACCCCGCGCCGTTCGTCGCCGCCGCCGCGCACGGCGACGACGAGTTCGCCACGGCGCTGCGCGACGGCGCCGCCCGGCTCGCCCGCCGCCTCGGCGTCGCGGACGCCGCGATGACCGTACGAGACGTCGAGCTGCCGCCGTTCGACCCGCGGCTGCAGCCCGGCCTCGCGCTCGCCTACGCCGCCGCGCCGACCGGGCCGCGCTACGACGCGGTCGAGCACGACCTCGACTTCGACCCGGTGCACGGCGCCCCGCACTGCTGGCCGCAGCTGCGCGAACTCGGCCTGACCGCACCGGAACCGGCGCAGCGGCTGGACGCCGGTCGGGCCGACCGCACCGCGGTGCTGCTCGCGCTGTGGTCCGCGCTGGATGCGTACGGAATCTGCCCGTACGCGTCGACGCCGACCCGGCCGCTGTCCCTGGCGCTGCTCGGCGAGCTGGTCGCCGCCGGCACCGGGTACCGGCCGGACACCGCCGCGCTGCTGGAGCTGGGTGCCGAGCGGCTGCGCCGGCAGCACCGGATCAACGCCGCGCTCGGCGTCGCCGAGCCCGACGGGCTGCCGTACCGGATGCACGCCGAGCCGGTGGCGACCGGGGCGCATGCCGGCGCGGTACTCGACCCCGAAAGCTTCGCCGCTGCCCTCACGCGGCTGCGGAGAAGGCTCGGACTGTCCTGA
- a CDS encoding fumarylacetoacetate hydrolase family protein has protein sequence MNVKLMRVGAPGAERPVLRTDDERHLDLTPVTADIDGAFLAGGGVERVRAAHAAGELPDVDIAGQRVGAPIARPGAVLCIGQNYAAHAAESGSAPPSVPILFYKGSNTVVGPYDEVAIPRTSVKTDWEVELGVVIGRTASYLDSPEQALACVAGYAVSNDVSERAFQNEQSGGQWSKGKSCATFNPLGPWLVTADEVGDPQQLGLRSYVNDEPRQDSSTADMIFTVGYLVWHLSQYLVLEPGDLINTGTPQGVALSGRFPYLAAGDTMRLSIDGLGEQRQLLINA, from the coding sequence ATGAACGTGAAGCTGATGCGGGTCGGCGCGCCCGGCGCCGAGCGCCCGGTGCTGCGCACCGACGACGAGCGCCACCTCGACCTGACGCCGGTCACCGCCGACATCGACGGCGCGTTCCTTGCCGGCGGCGGCGTCGAGCGGGTGCGTGCCGCGCACGCCGCCGGCGAACTGCCCGACGTGGACATCGCCGGGCAGCGGGTCGGCGCGCCGATCGCCCGGCCCGGCGCGGTGCTGTGTATCGGGCAGAACTACGCCGCGCACGCCGCCGAGTCCGGCTCCGCGCCGCCGAGCGTGCCGATCCTGTTCTACAAGGGCAGCAACACCGTCGTCGGCCCGTACGACGAGGTGGCGATCCCGCGCACCAGCGTCAAGACCGACTGGGAGGTCGAGCTCGGCGTGGTGATCGGGCGCACGGCGTCCTACCTGGACTCGCCCGAGCAGGCGCTGGCGTGCGTCGCCGGGTACGCGGTGTCCAACGACGTGTCCGAGCGCGCGTTCCAGAACGAGCAGTCCGGCGGCCAGTGGTCCAAGGGCAAGAGCTGCGCCACGTTCAACCCGCTCGGCCCGTGGCTGGTCACCGCCGACGAGGTCGGCGACCCGCAGCAGCTCGGGCTGCGCTCGTACGTCAACGACGAGCCGCGGCAGGACTCCAGCACCGCGGACATGATCTTCACCGTCGGCTACCTCGTCTGGCACCTGTCGCAGTACCTGGTGCTCGAGCCCGGCGACCTGATCAACACCGGCACGCCGCAGGGGGTCGCGCTGTCCGGCCGCTTCCCGTACCTGGCGGCGGGCGACACGATGCGGCTGTCCATCGACGGGCTCGGCGAGCAGCGCCAGCTCCTCATCAACGCGTAA
- a CDS encoding L-fuconate dehydratase, protein MATITAVDTVDIRFPTSRELDGSDAMNPDPDYSAAYVVLRTDDPAVPDGHGFTFTIGRGNDVVCAAIGALAPLVIGTDVDALCADLGEFGRRLTHDSQFRWLGPEKGVMHLAAAGILNAAWDLAGKRAGKPVWRLLAEMTPEQLVDLVDWRYLTDALTPDEALDLLRDKVSGRSERAAQLLAGGYPAYTTSPGWLGYSDDKVVRLAKQAVADGFGQIKLKVGADLDDDLRRFAAARAAVGPDLPIAVDANQRWDVPAAIEWMAALAPFKPYWIEEPTSPDDVLGHAAIRRAVAPTLVATGEHVHNRVMFKQLLQAQAVDIVQIDAARVGGVNENVAILLLAAKFEVPVCPHAGGVGLCELVRHLSMFDYVAVSGSLTGRVIEYVDHLHEHFVDPAVIDRGRYVPPAVPGFSTEIKPESIARYRYPDGPAWR, encoded by the coding sequence ATGGCGACGATCACCGCGGTGGACACCGTGGACATCCGGTTCCCCACCTCGCGGGAGCTGGACGGCTCCGACGCGATGAACCCCGACCCCGACTACTCCGCCGCGTACGTGGTGCTGCGCACCGACGATCCGGCGGTACCCGACGGGCACGGGTTCACGTTCACCATCGGCCGCGGCAACGACGTGGTGTGCGCGGCGATCGGTGCGCTGGCGCCGCTGGTGATCGGTACCGACGTCGACGCGCTGTGCGCCGACCTCGGCGAGTTCGGCCGGCGGCTGACGCACGACTCGCAGTTTCGCTGGCTCGGCCCGGAGAAGGGTGTCATGCACCTCGCCGCGGCCGGCATCCTCAACGCCGCCTGGGACCTCGCCGGCAAGCGTGCCGGCAAGCCGGTGTGGCGGCTGCTCGCCGAGATGACCCCCGAACAGCTCGTCGACCTCGTCGACTGGCGCTACCTGACCGACGCGCTGACCCCGGACGAAGCGCTGGACCTGTTGCGGGACAAGGTATCCGGCCGGTCGGAACGGGCCGCCCAGCTGCTTGCCGGCGGGTACCCGGCCTACACCACCTCGCCCGGCTGGCTCGGCTACTCCGACGACAAGGTGGTCCGGCTGGCGAAGCAGGCGGTCGCCGACGGGTTCGGACAGATCAAGCTGAAGGTCGGCGCCGACCTCGACGACGACCTGCGCCGGTTCGCCGCCGCCCGCGCCGCCGTCGGCCCCGACCTGCCCATCGCCGTCGACGCCAACCAGCGCTGGGACGTACCCGCCGCGATCGAGTGGATGGCGGCCCTCGCGCCGTTCAAGCCGTACTGGATCGAGGAACCGACCAGCCCCGACGACGTGCTCGGCCACGCCGCGATCCGGCGCGCGGTGGCACCGACGCTCGTCGCCACCGGCGAACACGTACACAACCGGGTGATGTTCAAGCAACTGCTGCAGGCGCAGGCGGTCGACATCGTGCAGATCGACGCCGCCCGGGTCGGCGGCGTCAACGAGAACGTGGCGATCCTGCTGCTTGCGGCGAAGTTCGAGGTACCCGTCTGCCCGCACGCCGGCGGCGTCGGACTGTGCGAGCTGGTCCGGCACCTGTCGATGTTCGACTACGTCGCCGTGTCCGGATCGCTGACCGGGCGGGTCATCGAGTACGTCGATCACCTGCACGAGCACTTCGTCGATCCCGCCGTGATCGACCGCGGCCGTTACGTCCCGCCGGCCGTACCCGGGTTCTCCACCGAGATCAAGCCGGAGTCGATCGCCCGCTACCGCTACCCGGACGGGCCGGCGTGGCGCTGA
- a CDS encoding amidohydrolase family protein, translated as MIDAHHHLWDLDQGYGWLDAPELAPIRRPFTADDLRAELTAHGVSRTVLVEGGCCRAEEVPRHLAITAATPEIAGVVAWADLTDPDLAGTLAGYRTLAGAAKLVGIRDQVQGRVDADFLDTDAAHAGLAAVADSGLAFDLVVRVDQLPAAARAATAHPDLRFVLDHLGKPRITAGAAGLAQWRTAIAPLAACPNATAKLSGLVTEANWASWSVDDLRPYVAAAIEAFGADRLMFGSDWPVCTTAADYGRVLAALRDALPDGTTDTEREAIFGTTARTTYRLEA; from the coding sequence GTGATCGACGCCCACCACCACCTCTGGGATCTCGACCAGGGGTACGGCTGGCTCGACGCGCCGGAACTCGCCCCGATCCGCCGCCCGTTCACCGCCGACGACCTGCGCGCGGAACTCACCGCACACGGCGTCTCTCGTACCGTGCTGGTCGAGGGTGGGTGCTGCCGGGCCGAGGAGGTACCCCGACACCTCGCCATCACCGCCGCCACGCCGGAGATCGCCGGCGTCGTGGCCTGGGCCGACCTCACCGACCCCGACCTCGCGGGCACCCTCGCCGGCTACCGCACGCTGGCCGGCGCCGCCAAGCTCGTCGGCATCCGCGACCAGGTCCAGGGCCGCGTCGACGCCGACTTCCTGGACACCGACGCCGCGCACGCCGGCCTCGCCGCCGTGGCCGACAGCGGCCTCGCCTTCGACCTCGTCGTCCGGGTCGACCAGCTGCCGGCCGCCGCCCGCGCCGCCACCGCCCACCCCGACCTGCGGTTCGTACTCGACCACCTGGGCAAACCGCGCATCACCGCCGGCGCCGCCGGCTTGGCACAGTGGCGTACCGCGATCGCGCCGCTCGCCGCCTGCCCCAACGCCACCGCGAAGCTGTCCGGGCTGGTCACCGAGGCCAACTGGGCCAGCTGGAGCGTCGACGACCTGCGCCCGTACGTGGCCGCCGCGATCGAGGCGTTCGGCGCCGACCGGCTGATGTTCGGCTCCGACTGGCCGGTGTGCACCACCGCCGCCGACTACGGCCGGGTACTCGCCGCACTGCGCGACGCGCTGCCCGACGGCACGACCGACACCGAGCGCGAAGCCATCTTCGGCACCACCGCGCGGACCACCTACCGACTGGAGGCATGA